A single region of the Salvelinus sp. IW2-2015 linkage group LG20, ASM291031v2, whole genome shotgun sequence genome encodes:
- the il2rb gene encoding interleukin-2 receptor subunit beta — MMWSMLHLLFLLSVPPGFTHNLQGLFCVNDYINNXTCVWNSSAVDPDVACQLLGTKENFKSNLFNSSCNLKRLDRPVPGHSFRGCSIVFEGQYFSSSXHLPSIKXECDGSEVVNLIRYKPINHIKMHPPGSPVIINGTNATWSAGSPLSXKIXXYEFQVKMKREDQLWGEAQSLTRLXQEPWIELDVKESGIHHIRLRVKPTXPASSHWSEWSPTASWTSEDEVSPTFVKSXDLTLWLVLSGAFFTLIVVMLLVFYKTHTNNRKHQYVPDPAKYFQPLNSVHGGNIQKWLSPLFAPESFITAQPCEDISPVEVSGTEVWDVTDSTSSTTAAFLLHSDPNTPSDGWNSSGQSSCFSNIGYFYPKYPSSLFIESCPVYFTYQGDHSTLSATSSSYERLERLGRLQSQPLSPDSGFGMESVEGEDQVEEEGKKDKKERNVVPVAPLVLPVSLPARIPPGPHHPLSLPQLPLHNPESNSAMASSGSYNAWPVEAALGRSSSMTVEPSCNGYLTIKELQNTYSNKSI; from the exons ATGATGTGGTCCATGCTTCACCTGCTGTTCCTGCTCTCTGTCCCACCAGGCTTCACTCACAATCTCCAAG GACTGTTTTGTGTGAATGACTACATCAACAACATRACCTGTGTGTGGAACAGCTCGGCAGTAGATCCAGACGTGGCCTGCCAGCTCCTCGGTACAAAAGAAAACTTTAAGAGCAATCTTTT caATAGTAGTTGCAATCTCAAACGCTTGGATAGGCCGGTGCCAGGTCATTCTTTCAGAGGCTGCAGTATTGTCTTTGAGGGCCAG TATTTCAGTTCATCCYAGCACCTCCCCAGCATTAAGGWGGAGTGTGACGGGTCTGAGGTGGTAAACCTCATAAGATACAAACCTATCAACCACA TTAAGATGCATCCTCCTGGTAGTCCGGTCATCATCAATGGGACTAATGCCACCTGGAGTGCTGGTAGTCCGCTGTCTAMGAAGATCTRTGKWTATGAGTTCCAGGTGAAGATGAAGAGGGAAGATCAGCTATGGGGG GAGGCCCAGAGTTTGACCAGACTAAAMCAGGAACCGTGGATAGAGCTGGATGTGAAGGAGAGTGGGATTCATCACATCAGGCTGAGAGTCAAGCCGACCKATCCCGCCTCTAGCCACTGGAGTGAGTGGAGCCCCACTGCTTCCTGGACATCAGAGGACGAGGTCTCACCAACCTTTG TGAAGTCCCRGGACCTGACTTTGTGGCTGGTGTTGAGTGGTGCGTTTTTCACTCTCATCGTTGTCATGTTGCTGGTCTTCTACAAAACTCATACAAACAATAG GAAACACCAGTATGTGCCTGACCCCGCCAAGTACTTCCAGCCACTTAACTCTGTCCACGGTGGAAACATTCAG AAATGGCTGAGCCCCTTGTTTGCTCCAGAGTCCTTCATCACCGCCCAGCCCTGCGAGGACATCTCTCCCGTGGAGGTGTCTGGAACAGAAGTCTGGGACGTCACCGACTCCACCAGCTCCACCACCGCGGCCTTTCTCCTACACTCTGACCCCAACACTCCCTCTGATGGCTGGAACAGCAGCGGCCAGTCCTCCTGCTTCTCCAACATCGGCTACTTCTACCCCAAATACCCCAGCAGCCTCTTCATCGAGTCTTGCCCCGTCTACTTCACCTACCAGGGGGACCACAGCACTCTCTCCGCCACATCCTCCTCCTACGAGCGCCTGGAGCGTCTCGGTCGGCTGCAGAGCCAGCCCCTGAGCCCAGACTCTGGTTTCGGCATGGAGAGCGTAGAGGGGGAGGACCAGGTggaagaggaaggaaagaaggataAGAAGGAGAGGAATGTGGTTCCAGTTGCCCCTCTTGTCTTACCAGTCTCCCTGCCTGCTCGGATCCCTCCAGGCCCTCACCATCCCCTGAGTCTCCCCCAACTCCCCCTTCATAATCCTGAGTCAAACTCAGCCATGGCGTCTAGCGGCAGTTACAATGCCTGGCCAGTAGAGGCTGCTCTAGGCAGATCCTCCTCAATGACAGTGGAACCCAgttgtaatggctatttgaccattAAAGAGCTGCAGAATACCTACAGCAACAAGTCTATTTGA